Proteins co-encoded in one Streptomyces roseochromogenus subsp. oscitans DS 12.976 genomic window:
- a CDS encoding lysophospholipid acyltransferase family protein gives MKVAIGGPLKVAFRPWVEGLENVPDEGAAILASNHLSFSDSFFLPAVLDRKVTFIAKAEYFTTPGVKGRLTAAFFKGVGQLPVDRSGARGAGEAAIKSGIEVLERGELFGIYPEGTRSPDGRLYRGKPGGLARVALATGAPVIPVAMIDTEKIQPPGKVMPKLMRPGIRIGKPLDFSRYAGMEHDRFVLRALTDEVMYEIMKLSGQEYVDMYATAAKRQIAEAAKAAKEAEKAEKTAEKKAEA, from the coding sequence ATGAAGGTCGCCATCGGAGGGCCGCTGAAGGTCGCCTTCAGGCCCTGGGTGGAAGGCCTGGAGAACGTACCGGACGAGGGCGCCGCCATCCTGGCGAGCAATCACCTGTCCTTCTCGGACTCGTTCTTCCTGCCGGCCGTCCTGGACCGCAAGGTCACCTTCATCGCGAAGGCGGAGTACTTCACCACTCCGGGCGTGAAGGGCCGGCTCACCGCGGCCTTCTTCAAGGGCGTCGGACAGCTCCCGGTGGACCGGTCCGGGGCGCGCGGCGCCGGCGAGGCCGCGATCAAGAGCGGCATAGAGGTGCTGGAGCGCGGCGAGTTGTTCGGCATCTACCCCGAGGGCACCCGCTCGCCCGACGGGCGGCTCTACCGGGGCAAGCCCGGCGGCCTCGCGCGCGTGGCGCTGGCCACCGGCGCGCCGGTCATTCCGGTGGCGATGATCGACACCGAGAAGATCCAGCCGCCCGGCAAGGTGATGCCGAAGCTGATGCGGCCCGGCATCCGTATCGGCAAGCCGCTGGACTTCAGCCGCTACGCCGGCATGGAGCACGACCGCTTCGTCCTGCGCGCCCTGACCGACGAGGTCATGTACGAGATCATGAAGCTCTCCGGCCAGGAGTACGTCGACATGTACGCGACCGCCGCCAAGCGGCAGATCGCGGAGGCGGCGAAGGCGGCCAAGGAAGCCGAGAAGGCCGAGAAGACAGCGGAGAAGAAGGCGGAGGCCTGA
- a CDS encoding SRPBCC family protein, translating into MAEHTSSSITIEAAPADVMGVIADFARYPDWTGEVKEAEVLKTDDHGRAEQVRLVMDAGAIKDDQTLAYTWTGDNEVSWTLVKSQMLRSLDGSYVLKPTGPGATEVTYLLTVDVKIPMLGMIKRKAEKVIIDRALAGLKKRVESGEN; encoded by the coding sequence ATGGCGGAACACACCAGCTCGAGCATCACGATCGAGGCGGCACCGGCCGACGTCATGGGGGTGATCGCCGACTTCGCCCGCTACCCGGACTGGACGGGCGAGGTGAAGGAGGCGGAGGTCCTCAAGACCGACGACCACGGCCGCGCCGAGCAGGTCCGCCTCGTCATGGACGCCGGGGCGATCAAGGACGACCAGACGCTGGCCTACACCTGGACCGGCGACAACGAGGTCTCCTGGACCCTGGTCAAGTCCCAGATGCTCCGCTCCCTGGACGGCTCGTACGTCCTGAAGCCCACCGGCCCCGGCGCCACCGAGGTCACCTACCTCCTCACGGTCGACGTCAAGATCCCCATGCTCGGCATGATCAAGCGCAAGGCGGAGAAGGTCATCATCGACCGGGCCCTGGCGGGCCTGAAGAAGAGGGTGGAGTCGGGGGAGAACTGA
- a CDS encoding ROK family glucokinase has translation MGLTIGVDIGGTKIAAGVVDEEGNILSTHQVPTPGTPEGIVDAIAAAVEGARVGHDIVGVGIGAAGYVNRQRSTVYFAPNIDWRQEPLKEKVEARVGLPVVVENDANAAAWGEYKFGAGKGHRNVICITLGTGLGGGIIIGNKLRRGHFGVAAEFGHIRMVPDGLLCGCGSQGCWEQYASGRALVRYAKQRANATPEHAELLLSLGDGTPEGIEGKHISMAARQGDPVAVDSYRELARWAGAGLADLASLFDPSAFIVGGGLSDEGELVLDPIRKSYKRWLVGGNWRPVADVIAAQLGNKAGMVGAADLAREPDPIM, from the coding sequence ATGGGACTCACCATCGGCGTCGACATCGGCGGCACCAAGATCGCGGCCGGCGTGGTCGACGAGGAAGGCAACATCCTCTCGACCCACCAGGTGCCGACCCCGGGCACGCCCGAGGGCATCGTGGACGCCATCGCCGCCGCCGTCGAGGGCGCACGCGTCGGTCACGACATCGTCGGCGTGGGCATCGGTGCGGCCGGCTATGTGAACCGGCAGCGCTCGACGGTGTACTTCGCGCCGAACATCGACTGGCGCCAGGAGCCGCTGAAGGAGAAGGTCGAGGCCCGCGTGGGCCTCCCGGTCGTGGTCGAGAACGACGCCAACGCCGCCGCCTGGGGCGAGTACAAGTTCGGCGCCGGCAAGGGCCACCGCAACGTCATCTGCATCACCCTCGGCACCGGCCTCGGCGGCGGCATCATCATCGGCAACAAGCTGCGCCGCGGGCACTTCGGCGTGGCCGCCGAGTTCGGTCACATCCGGATGGTCCCGGACGGCCTGCTGTGCGGCTGCGGCTCGCAGGGCTGCTGGGAGCAGTACGCGTCGGGGCGGGCGCTGGTGAGGTACGCCAAGCAGCGCGCCAACGCCACCCCCGAGCATGCAGAGCTGCTGCTCTCGCTCGGCGACGGCACCCCCGAGGGCATCGAGGGCAAGCACATCTCCATGGCCGCCCGCCAGGGCGACCCGGTCGCCGTCGACTCCTACCGCGAGCTGGCCCGCTGGGCGGGCGCGGGCCTGGCCGACCTGGCCTCCCTCTTCGACCCGTCCGCATTCATCGTCGGCGGCGGCCTCTCCGACGAGGGCGAACTGGTCCTCGACCCGATCCGCAAGTCCTACAAGCGCTGGCTGGTCGGCGGCAACTGGCGCCCGGTGGCCGACGTGATCGCGGCCCAGCTGGGCAACAAGGCGGGCATGGTGGGCGCAGCGGACCTGGCCCGGGAGCCCGACCCGATCATGTAG
- a CDS encoding metallophosphoesterase family protein, which translates to MASTPSGNHRTRVHVVSDVHGNARDLARAGEGADALICLGDLVLFLDYADHSRGIFPDLFGKENADRIVELRTARRFEEAREFGARLWGGIGTDRAGAIEKAVRKQYAEMFAAFPTPTYATYGNVDMPPLWSEYARPGTTVLDGQRIEIGGWTFGFVGGGLKTPMRTPYEIGDEEYAAKIEAVGEVDVLCTHIPPDVPELVYDTVARRFERGSRALLDAIRRTKPRYSLFGHVHQPLARRMRIGATECVNVGHFAGTGRPWALEW; encoded by the coding sequence ATGGCATCCACACCCTCCGGTAACCACAGGACGCGCGTCCACGTGGTCAGTGACGTGCATGGCAATGCCCGGGACCTGGCCCGGGCCGGAGAGGGTGCCGACGCCCTGATCTGCCTCGGCGACCTCGTGCTCTTCCTCGACTACGCCGACCACTCGCGCGGCATCTTCCCGGACCTGTTCGGCAAGGAGAACGCCGACCGCATCGTCGAGCTGCGCACCGCCCGCCGCTTCGAGGAGGCCCGGGAGTTCGGCGCCCGGCTGTGGGGCGGCATAGGCACGGACCGGGCCGGGGCCATCGAGAAGGCGGTGCGCAAGCAGTACGCCGAGATGTTCGCCGCGTTCCCCACCCCGACGTACGCCACCTACGGAAATGTCGACATGCCGCCACTGTGGAGCGAGTACGCCCGCCCCGGCACCACGGTCCTCGACGGCCAACGGATCGAGATCGGCGGCTGGACCTTCGGGTTCGTCGGCGGTGGCCTGAAAACGCCCATGCGCACGCCGTACGAGATCGGCGACGAGGAGTACGCGGCGAAGATCGAGGCGGTCGGCGAGGTCGACGTGCTGTGCACGCACATCCCGCCGGACGTCCCCGAGCTCGTCTACGACACCGTCGCCCGCCGCTTCGAACGCGGCAGCCGCGCGCTGCTGGACGCCATCCGCCGTACGAAACCCCGCTATTCGCTCTTCGGGCATGTGCACCAGCCGCTCGCCCGCCGCATGCGGATCGGCGCGACCGAGTGCGTCAACGTGGGCCACTTCGCGGGCACGGGCCGCCCCTGGGCGCTCGAATGGTGA
- a CDS encoding alpha/beta hydrolase, whose protein sequence is MPVLPGAEPYRHEGGEVGVLLCHGFTGSPQSLRPWAEHHAAHGLTVSLPLLPGHGTRWEDMQVTGWQDWYAEVDRELAELSERCSRVFVAGLSMGGALALRLAARHGERVAGAVVVNPANKVHGLSAYALPVARHLVRTTKGIASDIAKEGAAELGYDRVPLHAAHSLRQFLRRLDGELPQVTQPLLLLRSAQDHVVPAVDSARVLSRVSSTDVTEIVLEHSYHVATLDEDADRVFEESLAFVGRLAPSLGKEGTATGG, encoded by the coding sequence GTGCCGGTCCTCCCCGGAGCCGAGCCGTACCGCCACGAGGGCGGGGAAGTGGGGGTCCTCCTCTGCCACGGCTTCACCGGCTCGCCCCAGTCGCTGCGCCCCTGGGCGGAGCACCATGCGGCGCACGGCCTGACCGTGTCGCTGCCGCTGCTGCCCGGCCATGGCACCCGCTGGGAGGACATGCAGGTCACAGGCTGGCAGGACTGGTATGCGGAGGTGGACCGCGAGCTGGCCGAACTCTCCGAGCGCTGTTCCCGGGTGTTCGTCGCGGGCCTGTCCATGGGCGGCGCCCTGGCGCTCCGGCTCGCGGCCCGGCACGGCGAGCGGGTCGCGGGCGCGGTGGTCGTCAACCCGGCGAACAAGGTGCACGGCCTGTCGGCGTACGCCCTTCCGGTGGCCCGCCATCTCGTGCGGACGACGAAGGGCATCGCCAGCGACATCGCGAAGGAGGGCGCGGCCGAGCTGGGGTACGACCGGGTGCCGCTGCACGCGGCACACTCGCTGCGCCAGTTCCTGCGCCGGCTGGACGGCGAGCTGCCCCAGGTCACCCAGCCGTTGCTGCTGCTGCGCAGCGCCCAGGACCATGTCGTCCCGGCGGTCGACTCGGCCCGTGTGCTGAGCCGGGTGTCGTCCACGGACGTGACGGAGATCGTGCTGGAACACAGCTACCACGTGGCGACGTTGGACGAGGATGCGGACCGGGTCTTCGAGGAGAGCCTCGCCTTCGTCGGCCGGCTCGCACCCAGTCTCGGTAAGGAAGGGACGGCCACAGGTGGCTGA
- a CDS encoding ArsA family ATPase, protein MRTILITGPGGSGRTTIAAATALDAAREGTRTLLLSADRTDTLGAALGSATGPVPEEAAANLTTWRPDAAARFREDLTAFQARAANVLDLLGAARLDAEEVTPLPGAEELSFLRALRDAALCERYDLLVVDLPPLPQALALLALAEELRRYLRRLLPPERQAARALRPVLGRLAGVPMPADWLYETAARWDVELAAVEAVLTDRNTAVRLVAEPGPAGADAVSAARLGLALRGLRTEALIANRTLPEATPDSWFSSLLAQQRKTLADWREQPYDVHPVPHLGRDPRGGDDLAALAVPAVNPAPAPVEWPVADRIAEDGVLVWHIPLPGAIRDEVDLIRRGDELVITVGPFRRIVALPSALRRCTVAGAGLREGELRVRFAPDPDLWPVGGR, encoded by the coding sequence ATGCGCACCATCCTGATCACGGGCCCCGGCGGCAGCGGTCGTACCACGATCGCCGCCGCGACCGCGCTCGACGCCGCCCGCGAGGGCACCCGCACTCTCCTCCTCAGCGCCGACCGCACCGACACCCTCGGCGCCGCGCTGGGCTCCGCGACAGGACCGGTCCCCGAGGAAGCCGCCGCGAACCTCACCACCTGGCGTCCCGACGCGGCCGCCCGGTTCCGCGAGGACCTCACCGCCTTCCAGGCCCGCGCCGCGAACGTCCTCGACCTCCTCGGCGCCGCCCGCCTGGACGCCGAGGAGGTCACCCCGCTCCCCGGCGCCGAGGAACTGTCCTTCCTGCGCGCGCTCAGGGACGCCGCCCTCTGCGAGCGCTACGACCTCCTCGTCGTCGACCTCCCACCCCTCCCGCAGGCCCTCGCCCTGCTCGCACTCGCCGAGGAGCTGCGCCGCTATCTGCGCCGCCTGCTCCCGCCCGAGCGGCAGGCGGCCCGCGCCCTGCGCCCGGTCCTCGGCCGGCTGGCCGGCGTGCCCATGCCCGCCGACTGGCTGTACGAGACGGCGGCCCGCTGGGACGTCGAACTGGCCGCCGTCGAGGCCGTCCTCACCGACCGGAACACCGCCGTACGCCTGGTCGCCGAACCCGGCCCGGCCGGCGCCGACGCCGTATCCGCCGCCCGCCTGGGCCTCGCCCTGCGCGGCCTGCGCACCGAGGCCCTGATCGCCAACCGCACCCTGCCCGAGGCCACCCCCGACAGCTGGTTCTCCTCCCTCCTCGCCCAGCAGCGCAAGACGCTCGCCGACTGGCGGGAGCAGCCGTACGACGTCCACCCCGTCCCGCACCTCGGCCGCGACCCACGCGGCGGCGACGACCTCGCCGCCCTGGCCGTGCCCGCCGTCAATCCGGCGCCCGCCCCCGTCGAGTGGCCCGTGGCCGACCGGATCGCCGAGGACGGCGTGCTGGTCTGGCACATCCCGCTGCCCGGCGCGATACGGGACGAGGTGGACCTGATCCGGCGCGGCGACGAACTCGTCATCACCGTGGGACCCTTCCGGCGGATCGTCGCGCTGCCCTCCGCCCTGCGCCGCTGCACCGTCGCGGGGGCCGGTCTGCGCGAGGGCGAGCTGCGCGTCCGGTTCGCCCCGGACCCCGACCTGTGGCCGGTCGGCGGACGATGA
- a CDS encoding AMP-dependent synthetase/ligase — MREFSLPALYEVPADGNLTDIVRRNAAQHPDVAVIARKAGGSWQDVSAREFLAEVHTAAKGLIAAGVQPGDRVGLMSRTRYEWTLIDFAIWCAGAVTVPVYETSSPEQVQWILSDSGATACVVELPGHAAAVESVRESLPALKHVWQIEAGGLEELARLGQDVSDETVEERSSLACADDPATIVYTSGTTGRPKGCVLTHRSFFAECGNIVERLRPLFRTGECSVLLFLPLAHVFGRLVQIAPMMAPIKLGCVPDIKHLTDELAAFRPTLVLGVPRVFEKVYNSARAKAQADGKGAIFDKAADTAIAYSKALDSASGPSFGLKVKHKVFDRLVYSKLRAVLGGRGEYAISGGAPLGERLGHFFRGIGFTVLEGYGLTESCAATAFNPWDRQKIGTVGQPLPGSVIRIADDGEVLLHGEHLFKEYWNNPGATAEALADGWFHTGDIGTLDEDGYLRITGRKKEIIVTAGGKNVAPAVIEDRIRAHALVAECMVVGDGRPFVGALVTVDEEFLGRWAEEHGKPAGSTAASLKDDPDLIEAIQAAVDDGNAAVSKAESVRKFRILPSQFTEESGHLTPSLKLKRGVVAKDYAAEIEAIYQK; from the coding sequence TTGCGCGAGTTCAGCCTTCCGGCTTTGTACGAGGTCCCTGCGGACGGCAATCTGACCGACATCGTCCGCAGAAACGCCGCGCAGCATCCCGACGTCGCCGTCATCGCCCGCAAGGCCGGAGGCAGCTGGCAGGACGTGAGCGCCCGGGAGTTCCTGGCCGAGGTGCACACCGCCGCCAAGGGCCTCATCGCCGCCGGGGTGCAGCCGGGCGACCGGGTGGGCCTGATGTCCCGCACCCGTTATGAGTGGACGCTCATCGACTTCGCGATCTGGTGCGCGGGCGCGGTCACCGTGCCGGTGTACGAGACCAGCTCGCCGGAGCAGGTGCAGTGGATCCTGTCCGACTCGGGCGCCACGGCGTGCGTCGTGGAACTTCCGGGCCACGCGGCCGCCGTGGAGTCGGTGCGCGAGTCGCTGCCCGCCCTCAAGCACGTCTGGCAGATCGAGGCCGGCGGCCTGGAGGAGCTGGCGCGGCTCGGGCAGGACGTGTCGGACGAGACGGTCGAGGAACGCAGCTCGCTCGCCTGCGCCGACGACCCGGCGACCATCGTCTACACGAGCGGGACGACCGGCCGCCCCAAGGGCTGCGTGCTCACCCACCGCAGCTTCTTCGCCGAGTGCGGCAACATCGTGGAGCGGCTGCGCCCGCTGTTCCGTACCGGCGAGTGCTCGGTGCTGCTCTTCCTGCCGCTCGCGCACGTCTTCGGGCGGCTCGTGCAGATCGCGCCGATGATGGCGCCGATCAAGCTGGGCTGTGTCCCGGACATCAAGCACCTCACCGACGAGCTGGCCGCCTTCCGGCCGACGCTGGTCCTCGGTGTCCCGCGGGTCTTCGAGAAGGTCTACAACTCGGCGCGCGCCAAGGCGCAGGCGGACGGCAAGGGCGCGATCTTCGACAAGGCCGCGGACACCGCGATCGCCTACAGCAAGGCGCTGGACAGCGCCTCCGGGCCGTCGTTCGGTCTGAAGGTCAAGCACAAGGTCTTCGACAGGCTGGTCTACAGCAAGCTGCGCGCGGTCCTCGGCGGCCGGGGCGAGTACGCCATCTCCGGCGGCGCCCCGCTGGGCGAGCGGCTCGGCCACTTCTTCCGGGGCATCGGCTTCACGGTGCTGGAGGGCTACGGCCTGACCGAGTCCTGCGCGGCGACCGCGTTCAACCCCTGGGACCGGCAGAAGATCGGCACGGTCGGCCAGCCGCTGCCCGGCTCGGTGATCCGGATAGCGGACGACGGCGAGGTGCTGCTGCACGGCGAGCACCTGTTCAAGGAGTACTGGAACAACCCGGGCGCGACGGCGGAGGCGCTGGCCGACGGCTGGTTCCACACGGGCGACATCGGCACCCTGGACGAGGACGGCTACCTCAGGATCACCGGCCGGAAGAAGGAGATCATCGTCACGGCGGGCGGCAAGAACGTGGCGCCGGCGGTGATCGAGGACCGGATCCGGGCGCACGCGCTGGTCGCGGAGTGCATGGTGGTGGGCGACGGGCGGCCGTTCGTGGGCGCGCTGGTCACCGTCGACGAGGAGTTCCTGGGCCGTTGGGCCGAGGAGCACGGCAAGCCGGCGGGTTCCACCGCGGCGTCGCTGAAGGACGACCCGGATCTGATCGAGGCGATCCAGGCGGCGGTCGACGACGGCAACGCCGCGGTGTCGAAGGCGGAATCGGTGCGGAAGTTCCGCATTCTGCCCTCCCAGTTCACGGAGGAGTCGGGCCATCTCACCCCGTCGCTGAAGCTCAAGCGGGGCGTGGTGGCAAAGGACTACGCGGCCGAGATCGAGGCCATCTACCAGAAGTAG
- a CDS encoding endonuclease/exonuclease/phosphatase family protein — MATSTLLPNSRTESDGSSVIRVLSYNIRSMRDDTDALARIISACAPDLVLVQEAPRFFRWRKKLARLAAASGQVILTGGATAAGPAILCSLRATVERTEDVLLPLTPGQHRRGFATAVVRFGGARVGVLSCHLSLRKDERREQAGMLLDRLAGMGVEHAIAGGDLNEGPDGPAFRLLSGALQDCRAVAPWGGEETWRYSEPHRRIDAVFATKGIEVLGCGVPLEQPGVTPADLIAATDHLPVLAALRVPVA; from the coding sequence ATGGCGACCAGCACGCTGCTTCCCAACTCCCGTACCGAATCCGACGGTTCCTCGGTCATCCGCGTTCTCAGCTACAACATCCGCTCGATGCGCGACGACACGGATGCCCTGGCCAGAATCATCTCCGCTTGCGCTCCCGACCTGGTCCTCGTGCAAGAAGCCCCCCGCTTCTTCCGCTGGCGCAAAAAGCTCGCCCGCCTGGCCGCGGCCTCCGGCCAGGTGATCCTCACCGGCGGAGCCACGGCAGCGGGCCCGGCGATCCTCTGCTCACTCCGCGCCACCGTCGAACGCACGGAAGACGTCCTCCTCCCGCTCACCCCCGGCCAGCACCGCCGCGGCTTCGCCACGGCAGTGGTCCGTTTCGGCGGCGCCCGCGTCGGCGTACTCAGCTGCCACCTGAGCCTGCGGAAGGACGAACGCCGCGAGCAGGCCGGGATGCTCCTCGACCGCCTCGCCGGCATGGGGGTGGAGCACGCCATCGCCGGTGGCGACCTCAACGAGGGCCCCGACGGTCCCGCCTTCCGGCTGCTCTCCGGCGCCCTCCAGGACTGCCGGGCCGTAGCCCCCTGGGGCGGCGAGGAGACCTGGAGATACAGCGAGCCCCACCGCCGTATCGACGCCGTCTTCGCCACGAAGGGCATCGAGGTGCTGGGCTGCGGGGTGCCGCTGGAGCAGCCGGGAGTCACCCCGGCCGACCTGATCGCGGCCACGGATCACCTCCCGGTGCTGGCCGCCCTTCGCGTGCCGGTGGCGTAG
- a CDS encoding serine hydrolase domain-containing protein, translated as MLNLLNHTAGLDWNLIDADDTDGSLAAFVAQLDRLPLIAPPGARASYSQAGYSLAGLVVENVTGMPFEKAVAELVLEPLGLSDTVYDLDEVVVRRFAVGHHRAEDGTVTLARPWKSWRAGTRGNNPGGGIVSSASDLLRWARFQLGDGEGLLPAQALARMKQPTVGLRGSALGDALGICWFLRDVEGVRTVGHGGSGNGQFAELLLVPERDFAVVSLANIGPDGYQFNQAVLKRAPELYLGVVEREPEPLPYDEEQAREVAGRYETDAMNLDIAADAGRLTLAVGIKPQIRAASDVQMPPDYPAAEIGFLPGEGEEYVIAEGGLKGQRGFFSRGADGTVTGVDLAGRLFSRV; from the coding sequence GTGCTGAACCTGCTCAACCACACGGCGGGCCTGGACTGGAATCTGATCGACGCCGACGACACCGACGGTTCGCTCGCCGCGTTCGTCGCCCAACTGGACCGCTTGCCGCTGATCGCCCCGCCCGGCGCTCGCGCCTCCTACAGCCAGGCCGGGTACAGCCTGGCCGGGCTGGTGGTGGAGAACGTCACCGGGATGCCGTTCGAGAAGGCGGTGGCCGAGCTGGTCCTGGAGCCGCTGGGCCTGTCCGACACCGTCTACGACCTGGACGAGGTCGTGGTCCGGCGCTTCGCCGTCGGTCACCACCGCGCCGAGGACGGCACCGTGACCCTCGCCCGCCCCTGGAAGTCCTGGCGGGCCGGCACCCGGGGCAACAACCCCGGCGGCGGCATCGTCTCCTCGGCGAGCGACCTGCTGCGCTGGGCCCGCTTCCAACTGGGCGACGGCGAGGGCCTGTTGCCGGCACAGGCGCTGGCCCGCATGAAGCAGCCCACGGTCGGACTGCGCGGCAGCGCGCTCGGCGACGCCCTCGGTATCTGCTGGTTCCTGCGGGACGTGGAGGGCGTCCGCACGGTCGGCCACGGAGGTTCGGGCAACGGGCAGTTCGCCGAGCTGCTCCTGGTGCCGGAGCGGGACTTCGCCGTCGTCTCGCTGGCCAACATCGGCCCGGACGGCTATCAGTTCAACCAGGCGGTACTGAAGCGGGCGCCGGAGCTGTACCTCGGTGTCGTCGAGCGGGAACCGGAACCGCTCCCGTACGACGAGGAGCAGGCGCGGGAGGTCGCCGGGCGGTACGAGACCGACGCGATGAACCTCGACATCGCGGCCGACGCCGGCCGCCTCACGCTGGCGGTCGGCATCAAGCCGCAGATCCGCGCGGCCTCCGACGTGCAGATGCCGCCGGACTACCCGGCCGCGGAGATCGGCTTCCTGCCGGGGGAGGGCGAGGAGTACGTGATCGCCGAGGGCGGCTTGAAGGGCCAGCGAGGCTTCTTCTCACGCGGGGCCGATGGCACGGTGACGGGCGTCGACTTGGCCGGGCGCCTCTTCAGCAGGGTCTGA
- a CDS encoding TetR/AcrR family transcriptional regulator, with the protein MPRDTLTPEQIVRTAVELLDDEGLEGLNMRSLGKRLGAAATAVYWHVKNKDDLVLLAADRVWHEVELPQLDAADWRGTAAAMADRLHAMLVRHPWLVQAIGSHLLYSTGKARYDDHLLGVFETAGFAPEEADRAAGAVMTYVLGNALGAATMASLSRKLRRAGEDPGGRFEETMAKAAEVAEPFPRLRARLDTAAATGYADAPDGTYRVGLRALLDGLRAGGADSGAGAA; encoded by the coding sequence GTGCCGCGCGACACCCTCACCCCGGAGCAGATCGTCCGGACCGCCGTGGAACTGCTGGACGACGAGGGCCTCGAAGGCCTGAACATGCGCAGCCTGGGCAAGCGGCTGGGGGCCGCGGCGACCGCCGTCTACTGGCATGTGAAGAACAAGGACGACCTCGTGCTGCTGGCCGCGGACCGGGTGTGGCACGAGGTGGAGCTGCCACAGCTCGACGCGGCCGACTGGCGGGGCACCGCCGCGGCGATGGCCGACCGGCTGCACGCGATGCTCGTCCGGCATCCGTGGCTGGTGCAGGCGATCGGCTCCCATCTGCTCTACAGCACCGGGAAGGCCCGTTACGACGACCATCTCCTCGGGGTCTTCGAGACGGCGGGATTCGCGCCGGAGGAAGCGGACCGCGCCGCCGGTGCGGTGATGACGTATGTCCTCGGCAACGCGCTCGGCGCTGCCACGATGGCCTCTCTGTCGCGCAAGCTGCGGCGGGCCGGCGAGGATCCCGGGGGGCGGTTCGAGGAGACGATGGCCAAGGCGGCGGAGGTTGCGGAGCCGTTTCCGCGGTTGCGGGCGCGGTTGGACACGGCGGCGGCCACGGGGTACGCGGACGCTCCTGACGGCACCTACCGGGTGGGACTGCGGGCTCTGCTGGACGGGCTGCGGGCGGGCGGCGCGGACAGCGGTGCCGGTGCTGCCTGA
- a CDS encoding DUF5304 domain-containing protein, which translates to MSEERPATDSSEESSEEQGRAADADAWATACAEDLAAEKARHRAEHGPQPGSAAEELKKLVDTVAEKLSGLPSPLLGGLAGPAAQQVVRQVVQQAKAAVEPVMERNPDVFDHLAAAGGELLAAYRSAVQAQEHRWTARSADLADEWRDDRRDRGEGSGPGERIDLD; encoded by the coding sequence ATGAGCGAAGAGCGCCCCGCAACCGACTCGTCCGAGGAGTCGTCCGAGGAGCAGGGCCGGGCGGCCGACGCCGACGCCTGGGCCACGGCCTGCGCCGAGGACCTCGCCGCCGAGAAGGCCCGCCACCGTGCCGAGCACGGCCCGCAGCCCGGCTCGGCCGCCGAGGAACTGAAGAAGCTCGTGGACACGGTGGCCGAGAAGCTGTCCGGCCTCCCGTCACCGCTCCTCGGCGGCCTCGCCGGACCCGCCGCCCAGCAGGTGGTGCGCCAGGTCGTCCAGCAGGCCAAGGCCGCCGTCGAGCCCGTCATGGAGCGCAACCCCGACGTCTTCGACCACCTCGCCGCGGCCGGCGGCGAGCTGCTCGCCGCCTACCGTTCCGCCGTCCAGGCCCAGGAGCACCGCTGGACCGCCCGCTCGGCCGACCTGGCCGACGAGTGGCGCGACGACCGGCGCGACCGGGGTGAGGGCAGCGGCCCGGGAGAGCGCATCGACCTGGACTGA